One Flavobacteriales bacterium DNA segment encodes these proteins:
- a CDS encoding ferritin, which yields MLSKKVEKALNDQVIHEAEAAFFYLAMASWCEGKSLEGCSAFLYRHFEEEKDHMLKLIHYINDAGGTAEIPAVKQMTGKFTTIRNIFETVLKHEIGVTTSINKLVDLCQKEGDHSTYNFLQWYVAEQHEEEKLFRTVLDKIDIIGTDAKGLYWIDQEVGKLNAALAAAEGA from the coding sequence ATGCTTTCTAAAAAAGTTGAAAAAGCGCTGAATGATCAGGTGATCCATGAAGCCGAGGCCGCATTCTTTTATCTTGCCATGGCATCATGGTGTGAGGGTAAGAGCCTTGAAGGATGTTCCGCATTTCTATATCGTCATTTCGAAGAAGAAAAGGACCATATGCTGAAGCTGATCCACTATATCAATGATGCGGGTGGCACGGCGGAGATTCCTGCTGTTAAGCAGATGACCGGCAAATTCACGACCATCAGGAATATTTTCGAAACGGTACTCAAGCATGAGATCGGTGTCACCACTTCCATCAATAAACTGGTGGATCTGTGTCAGAAGGAGGGAGACCACTCGACCTATAACTTCCTGCAATGGTATGTTGCGGAACAACATGAAGAGGAAAAACTTTTCCGCACAGTGCTGGACAAGATCGACATCATCGGAACGGATGCGAAGGGCCTCTATTGGATAGATCAGGAGGTAGGCAAGCTGAACGCTGCTTTGGCTGCTGCTGAAGGAGCCTGA
- a CDS encoding prolipoprotein diacylglyceryl transferase, giving the protein MYPSVTDILRDLFGLNLALPIQTFGFFVAIAFLCGSYVLGKELKRMEGLGWMNSLTERMLIGKPASTQELVIAAVVGFLIGFKLIYGALHYGELVDDPQGVIMSAKGSWLGGLLGAALSAWSKKREKDKEKLAKPEWRNVEIHPYDLVGNLTLIAAAGGLIGAKIFHILEDTTDFMRDPIGALTSFSGLTFYGGLIVGAASVLWYARKKGIPLLRLMDATAPALMLAYGVGRIGCQMAGDGDWGIVNTHPMPDWMSFLPEWMWAFDYPHNVNGVGIPIPGCEGKHCAVLPETVYPTPFYESVMGIGLFGFLWSIRKKLLMPGMMFCIYLVVNGLERFFIEKIRVNATYDILGHAITQAEIISAALVLVGITGIWLIRKRGAVSSTSDQ; this is encoded by the coding sequence ATGTACCCGAGTGTCACCGACATACTACGCGATCTGTTTGGACTCAACCTGGCCCTGCCGATCCAGACATTTGGCTTTTTTGTGGCCATCGCCTTTTTGTGCGGATCATATGTATTGGGCAAGGAGTTGAAACGCATGGAGGGATTGGGCTGGATGAACAGCCTGACCGAGAGGATGCTTATCGGTAAACCCGCTTCTACACAGGAGTTGGTCATTGCAGCAGTGGTTGGGTTCCTGATCGGCTTTAAACTGATATACGGCGCCCTGCACTACGGTGAACTGGTGGATGACCCACAGGGAGTGATCATGTCTGCCAAAGGTAGCTGGCTGGGTGGATTGCTCGGAGCAGCACTTTCAGCGTGGTCCAAGAAACGCGAGAAAGACAAAGAGAAACTGGCCAAACCGGAATGGAGAAATGTAGAGATTCACCCCTATGACCTGGTGGGGAACCTCACGCTTATTGCTGCAGCTGGCGGACTGATAGGTGCAAAGATCTTTCACATCCTGGAAGATACGACCGACTTTATGCGGGACCCCATAGGCGCCCTTACCTCTTTCAGCGGACTTACCTTTTACGGTGGATTGATCGTTGGTGCTGCAAGTGTGCTATGGTATGCCAGAAAAAAAGGCATTCCGCTTCTCCGTTTGATGGATGCCACGGCTCCGGCATTGATGCTGGCATACGGAGTGGGCCGTATCGGTTGCCAGATGGCAGGCGATGGCGACTGGGGAATTGTAAATACCCACCCCATGCCCGATTGGATGTCTTTTCTCCCGGAATGGATGTGGGCCTTCGACTACCCGCATAACGTAAACGGCGTCGGGATTCCCATCCCCGGATGCGAAGGCAAACATTGCGCTGTACTTCCGGAAACCGTCTACCCAACACCCTTTTATGAGTCTGTAATGGGTATTGGCCTTTTTGGTTTTTTGTGGAGCATCCGAAAAAAACTTCTGATGCCCGGAATGATGTTCTGTATATACCTCGTGGTGAATGGCCTTGAACGCTTTTTTATTGAAAAGATCCGCGTCAATGCCACCTACGATATCTTGGGCCATGCCATTACCCAGGCTGAGATCATTTCAGCAGCACTGGTACTCGTTGGCATCACCGGTATATGGCTCATCCGAAAACGCGGCGCTGTTTCTTCAACATCTGACCAATGA
- a CDS encoding inositol monophosphatase gives MTPDQIIAPLCDTAKEAGAYLLNKQREVHTLTVETKSLNSFVTEADKTAEAMIVNRLRKIIPEAGFIAEEGTEDTRGERFNWVIDPLDGTTNFIHGLPCFCVSIALMDKEEVVAGVIYEPVLNECFHAIKNGPAVLNGKEIRVSDKVKTQDALLATGFPYYDYGKMEAYLKLLGHLMGSSRGIRRWGSAAIDLAYVACGRFDAFYEYGLQPWDVAAGALIVQQAGGTVSTFKGDDDYVFGKEILASNTGIHPEMKEAINRFFD, from the coding sequence ATGACACCCGATCAGATCATTGCTCCCCTCTGTGATACGGCAAAAGAAGCCGGCGCTTATCTTTTGAACAAACAGCGCGAAGTTCATACGCTCACCGTAGAAACAAAAAGTCTTAATAGTTTCGTAACGGAAGCAGACAAGACCGCTGAAGCCATGATTGTGAACAGGCTCAGGAAGATCATTCCGGAAGCCGGTTTCATAGCAGAAGAAGGCACGGAAGACACCCGGGGAGAACGCTTCAACTGGGTCATTGATCCGCTGGATGGCACCACAAACTTCATCCATGGACTGCCCTGTTTCTGTGTAAGCATTGCGTTGATGGACAAAGAGGAGGTAGTTGCCGGTGTGATCTATGAACCGGTACTAAATGAATGTTTTCATGCCATCAAAAATGGCCCGGCCGTTCTGAACGGAAAAGAGATCAGGGTGAGTGATAAAGTCAAAACACAGGATGCACTGCTGGCCACGGGATTTCCGTATTACGACTATGGAAAGATGGAGGCGTACCTGAAACTGCTTGGGCACCTGATGGGCTCAAGTCGTGGCATCCGCCGATGGGGTTCTGCCGCCATTGACCTGGCCTATGTAGCATGCGGACGATTCGATGCCTTTTATGAATACGGCCTGCAGCCCTGGGATGTTGCCGCAGGCGCATTGATCGTGCAACAGGCAGGCGGCACGGTGAGCACCTTCAAAGGTGATGATGACTATGTTTTTGGAAAGGAGATCCTGGCCAGCAACACCGGCATTCACCCGGAGATGAAAGAAGCGATCAACCGGTTTTTCGACTAG
- a CDS encoding nodulation protein NfeD, protein MRRIILYLLMVIAIAVSAQDQKTTKLVYQFDIKEMIAPAMWRQTKLAFEEAEKLGADIILIHMNTYGGMVLDADSIRSRILRSKIPVHVFIDNNAASAGALISISCDSIFMSPGASIGAATVVDQSGEKMPDKYQSYMRATMRSTAEAKHRDPQIAQAMVDESVYIPGLIDSLHVLTFSTKEAIEHGFCEGEVNSVEEVMEKLGISDYTIHKFHPGAIDKVIDFFLNPFLSSILIMVIIGGIYFELQTPGVGFPLIASCLAAIMYFAPLYLQGLAENWEILMFVVGCVLLLLEIFVIPGFGVAGILGIIGVVMGLALSLLNNIGFNFTFIEVNDVIKALSLVIISFFLSIGGSLYLSSRLLGFGMFRKLVLTNDPGSYRANLEEKEKTELQLIGKKGIASTVLRPSGKVEINDDIYDAFAETGYIEKGTEIVVIRYEAAQLIVGLAG, encoded by the coding sequence ATGCGAAGGATCATACTGTACTTATTGATGGTTATCGCCATCGCCGTATCGGCACAAGATCAAAAAACCACGAAACTGGTTTATCAGTTTGACATCAAGGAAATGATCGCTCCTGCTATGTGGCGGCAGACCAAACTCGCCTTTGAGGAAGCCGAGAAACTGGGTGCGGACATCATCCTCATCCACATGAACACATACGGAGGCATGGTACTAGATGCAGACTCCATACGTAGTCGCATCCTACGTTCTAAAATTCCGGTTCATGTATTTATAGACAACAACGCAGCATCGGCGGGTGCATTAATATCCATTTCATGTGATAGCATTTTCATGTCGCCCGGTGCAAGCATAGGTGCAGCAACGGTGGTAGATCAATCCGGAGAGAAAATGCCGGATAAGTACCAGTCATACATGCGTGCCACCATGCGCTCCACAGCCGAAGCAAAGCACCGTGACCCGCAAATCGCCCAGGCCATGGTGGACGAAAGTGTGTACATTCCCGGATTGATCGACAGTCTGCACGTACTTACCTTCTCCACAAAAGAAGCCATTGAACATGGCTTTTGCGAGGGAGAGGTAAATAGCGTGGAAGAGGTGATGGAGAAACTGGGCATCTCCGATTACACCATTCACAAATTCCATCCGGGTGCCATAGACAAGGTCATTGACTTTTTTCTAAACCCTTTCCTAAGCAGCATCCTCATCATGGTGATCATAGGAGGTATTTATTTTGAACTTCAGACGCCGGGTGTAGGATTTCCGCTGATCGCATCGTGCCTTGCAGCCATCATGTATTTTGCTCCTTTGTATCTGCAGGGACTGGCAGAGAACTGGGAGATTCTGATGTTTGTTGTAGGCTGTGTGCTGCTCTTACTGGAGATATTCGTGATCCCCGGGTTTGGCGTCGCCGGCATCCTGGGTATCATAGGGGTGGTTATGGGCTTGGCTTTGAGTTTGCTTAACAACATAGGCTTTAACTTTACCTTTATCGAAGTGAATGATGTGATCAAAGCTCTTTCGCTGGTGATCATTTCCTTCTTTCTTTCGATAGGAGGTTCATTGTACCTCAGCAGTCGTTTGCTTGGCTTTGGCATGTTCCGTAAACTCGTATTAACCAACGATCCGGGAAGCTATCGGGCCAATCTGGAAGAAAAGGAAAAGACTGAACTGCAACTGATCGGGAAGAAAGGCATTGCCTCAACGGTGCTGCGCCCTTCCGGAAAGGTCGAGATCAATGATGACATATACGACGCATTTGCGGAGACGGGCTACATTGAAAAAGGAACCGAGATAGTGGTTATCCGCTATGAAGCCGCTCAGTTGATTGTTGGCTTAGCAGGGTAG
- a CDS encoding thiol protease/hemagglutinin PrtT: MKRNLLPILVLLALAGVNRAADVSPEKAGVMASGAYNSVRGADPTYKTSSANLKLAHTGFVQTQAGQKPAYYVFSESNGNGYVIIAGDDAVSPILGYSVEGTFEPDNLPPAYVFHLNRLSEQIAYAKDHGLKGDEQVMMEWNGNGKTAAVTAIVVSPLIKTRWGQGDPYNMNCPVGTVTGCVATGMSQVMYYWNYPANGQGSKTYNSPGEGTQSANFATTYYDWNAMTKTYSSSSSTASKRAVALLMYHCGVSVSMDYGPSSSAKTVPDALQGYHNHFRYPEAYTKKRSSYSLSGWIAKFKDELDENAPIHMRGSGGGGGHSWICDGYDSGSRFHMNWGWGGSKDAYFVLDALEPGNSVFNTDVQAIFGIRKPNRIILSISPSTSVLCSKSSFTVTANNLDPKIISITSTAPTGWTMSAPISTGVNKTATFYPPSNFDPNAQDYIQIKAEGNTAYGERTVPRYLKIGTGVPDFTYKKSFPDPSTAEYTFTASPGAKLKYSFNNISWTTAGNVLTLEAPAATKRNVYVKAFNSCGTGPAKTILLQGPPKIIDLQTVSSNEQHIGEALLYPNPAKDVVSIAGNEIAKEIACYNSVGQKMDVLTEGNTLNISDLPTGIYLVQITYADGSKSIGRFLKQ; the protein is encoded by the coding sequence ATGAAAAGAAACCTATTACCCATCCTGGTTCTTCTGGCTTTGGCCGGAGTGAACCGTGCCGCTGACGTGTCCCCTGAAAAGGCCGGTGTAATGGCATCAGGTGCTTACAATTCCGTCAGGGGTGCTGATCCGACTTACAAGACGTCGTCAGCAAACCTGAAGCTTGCGCATACCGGTTTTGTGCAAACACAGGCGGGACAAAAACCGGCGTATTACGTATTCTCTGAAAGTAATGGAAACGGGTATGTGATTATTGCAGGTGATGATGCGGTTAGCCCGATTCTGGGTTATAGTGTTGAAGGTACATTTGAACCAGACAATCTGCCACCTGCCTATGTATTTCATCTGAACAGGTTGTCTGAACAGATCGCTTATGCAAAGGATCACGGATTGAAGGGAGACGAACAGGTGATGATGGAGTGGAACGGCAATGGAAAGACAGCGGCGGTGACAGCCATCGTGGTTAGTCCGCTGATCAAAACCCGGTGGGGTCAGGGTGACCCGTATAACATGAACTGCCCCGTGGGTACCGTAACAGGATGTGTGGCCACCGGCATGTCTCAGGTGATGTATTACTGGAACTATCCGGCCAACGGACAGGGCTCCAAGACGTACAATTCTCCGGGAGAAGGCACCCAGTCAGCCAATTTTGCTACTACCTACTATGATTGGAATGCCATGACGAAGACCTATAGTAGCTCTTCTTCAACGGCATCCAAGAGAGCAGTGGCATTGCTGATGTATCATTGCGGTGTGAGTGTGAGCATGGACTATGGGCCATCCAGTTCGGCAAAAACCGTCCCTGATGCATTGCAAGGCTACCACAACCATTTCCGCTATCCGGAAGCCTATACCAAAAAAAGATCTTCCTATAGCCTGAGCGGCTGGATCGCCAAATTCAAGGATGAGCTTGATGAAAATGCACCGATCCATATGAGAGGTTCAGGCGGTGGCGGTGGCCATTCATGGATATGCGATGGCTACGACAGTGGAAGCCGTTTTCATATGAACTGGGGTTGGGGTGGAAGTAAAGATGCCTACTTCGTGCTTGATGCACTGGAACCCGGAAACTCTGTATTCAATACAGATGTACAGGCTATCTTCGGTATTCGCAAACCAAATCGGATCATCCTGTCAATCAGCCCTTCCACTTCGGTGTTATGTTCAAAGTCTTCGTTCACGGTAACCGCCAACAATCTTGATCCGAAGATCATTTCAATCACATCGACCGCACCTACCGGATGGACGATGAGCGCACCCATATCAACGGGGGTGAACAAGACGGCCACCTTTTACCCTCCGTCCAACTTTGATCCCAATGCACAGGACTATATCCAGATCAAAGCAGAAGGCAATACAGCTTATGGTGAGAGAACGGTTCCACGGTACCTTAAGATCGGAACAGGGGTGCCAGACTTTACATACAAGAAAAGCTTTCCGGATCCATCTACGGCGGAGTATACCTTTACAGCCTCTCCTGGAGCTAAGTTGAAGTATTCATTCAACAACATCAGCTGGACAACCGCTGGCAACGTATTGACCCTTGAAGCACCTGCCGCAACCAAGAGGAATGTATATGTGAAAGCGTTCAATTCCTGCGGTACCGGACCAGCAAAAACCATCCTCCTTCAGGGACCACCGAAGATCATCGATCTGCAAACGGTGTCTTCCAACGAACAACACATCGGGGAAGCGCTCTTGTATCCCAATCCTGCAAAGGATGTGGTGAGTATTGCCGGTAATGAAATCGCAAAGGAGATTGCCTGCTACAATTCCGTGGGGCAGAAAATGGATGTGCTGACTGAGGGTAATACCTTGAATATCTCTGATCTGCCAACCGGGATATACCTGGTGCAGATCACCTATGCTGATGGAAGCAAATCCATCGGTAGATTCCTGAAACAGTAG
- a CDS encoding response regulator transcription factor gives MPSLRTVLVDDDPGNLENLSIMLSTYCAGVNVVGVASDIPQALSIITREKPDLLFLDVELKGSTGFDLLEELGRYDFQVIIVTAYDQYAIRAFRFAAIDYLLKPVSVDELQKAVKRAWDRSSAPQSFKTLENLVANMRRDVGNPRIGLPMSTAIEFIPVHEITRCLGESSYTTFYLKNGGSKTVSRTLKEYEDMLDEHGFMRVHKSHIVNMRCVKSFVRSADPHLVMDDNSVIPVSRLNKSKVMSKLTALS, from the coding sequence TTGCCATCTCTTAGAACCGTACTGGTCGACGATGATCCGGGTAACCTGGAGAATCTGAGCATCATGCTCTCTACTTACTGTGCAGGTGTGAATGTAGTTGGTGTAGCGTCTGATATACCTCAGGCTCTGTCTATCATTACCAGGGAAAAACCGGACCTGTTGTTCCTGGATGTAGAACTTAAAGGAAGTACAGGTTTTGACCTGCTGGAGGAATTGGGGCGATATGATTTTCAGGTCATTATTGTCACAGCCTATGACCAATATGCCATTCGTGCATTTCGCTTTGCCGCCATTGATTATCTCCTTAAACCTGTGTCTGTAGATGAACTTCAGAAGGCGGTAAAGCGTGCGTGGGATCGCAGTTCTGCGCCTCAGTCATTCAAGACACTGGAGAATCTGGTTGCTAACATGCGCAGGGATGTTGGTAATCCGCGCATTGGTTTACCTATGAGCACGGCCATCGAATTCATTCCCGTTCACGAGATCACCAGGTGCCTGGGTGAAAGCAGTTATACCACCTTTTACCTAAAGAATGGCGGATCAAAGACCGTTTCGCGAACACTCAAGGAATATGAAGATATGCTGGACGAGCATGGCTTTATGCGCGTGCATAAATCGCATATCGTAAACATGCGTTGTGTGAAATCCTTCGTTCGTTCCGCCGACCCCCACCTGGTCATGGATGATAACAGTGTTATCCCCGTTTCAAGATTAAACAAGTCCAAGGTCATGTCAAAACTGACCGCGCTTTCGTGA
- a CDS encoding histidine kinase produces the protein MSTVRAQDAMQQASIDSLKTVLSEAEEDTVVALTMYRIGKQYRRVNSDTAFYWLDKLIRFADEKDLPMYKAESFLIKANIYRFDNNFAGSIQSYRDAFNVFKSLKLYDRMAVAKGCIMKCFILLGEPRDSIQFYFDEVMALKDSVPPGTRAIADPYADYSQFLSEQGEVHSALSYLEEAIKIYEDNKDYRRIYYAKTVFAIQLKSQKNYRTAIATIEEILPGILELDSKTVYSSALPILAECYVAIHDYDNAEKAFRRGINFCEMYNIKQGVDEMYTGLAAIKLEQAQADSAIYFAEKAINWSGHDQGFGHSANLQLAGAYTLKGDYQRAEKYALGFLGKHREQEKEFMLSNVYMTLASLYEKWGKHDNACVYHRLYEGAQDSLFKLENAEKVADLEAWYWTTQKKNELALAKTNETLRAKEARQAILKSQLYSSQRNGLLVLIALIVLTGFMVYKLILERRRNRLKKRMADLELMAIRAQMDPHFMFNALSAIQLQINRNDIRRSNEALASFGKLMRRILENSGKQSISLQDEIHTLELYIQLEALRMPFEYEIRMDEDVDPEEVEIPPMMVQPFVENAIKHGIAGLESDRKVHIAFDLIGNNLHCTVKDNGIGRAVSAAQKSRHSQHNSMGIRLSTERLELLSQRMQGKAAVNIKDLLNRDGTSAGTLVEIIFPLSVHHQSKEINELAIS, from the coding sequence ATGTCCACCGTTCGGGCTCAGGATGCCATGCAGCAAGCCTCCATTGATAGTCTAAAGACCGTTCTTTCAGAGGCAGAAGAGGATACGGTGGTGGCGCTTACCATGTACCGAATAGGTAAGCAGTATCGCAGGGTAAATTCCGATACGGCATTTTACTGGCTGGATAAACTGATTCGGTTTGCGGATGAGAAGGATTTGCCGATGTACAAGGCAGAGAGTTTCCTTATCAAGGCGAATATCTACCGTTTTGATAACAATTTTGCCGGATCGATCCAAAGCTACCGGGATGCATTTAATGTCTTTAAGTCATTAAAACTATATGATCGGATGGCTGTGGCCAAGGGGTGTATCATGAAGTGTTTTATTCTGTTGGGTGAGCCCCGGGATTCGATCCAGTTTTATTTTGATGAAGTCATGGCATTGAAAGACTCTGTTCCGCCGGGTACACGTGCTATCGCAGATCCATATGCCGATTATTCCCAATTCCTGAGTGAGCAAGGTGAAGTACATTCCGCATTGTCATATCTTGAAGAGGCGATCAAGATCTATGAAGACAATAAGGATTACAGGAGAATATACTATGCAAAGACGGTCTTTGCCATACAGCTGAAGAGCCAGAAAAACTATCGGACGGCCATTGCCACCATAGAAGAAATTCTGCCGGGCATTCTTGAGTTGGATTCCAAAACGGTTTATTCAAGTGCGTTACCCATACTGGCCGAGTGTTATGTGGCCATCCATGATTATGATAACGCCGAGAAGGCATTCAGAAGGGGGATAAATTTCTGCGAGATGTATAACATCAAGCAAGGTGTGGATGAGATGTATACCGGGCTTGCCGCGATTAAACTTGAGCAGGCACAGGCTGATTCCGCCATATATTTTGCAGAAAAAGCGATCAACTGGTCCGGTCATGATCAGGGTTTCGGTCATTCGGCCAATCTTCAGCTGGCAGGAGCATATACCCTTAAAGGAGATTATCAACGCGCAGAAAAGTATGCCCTTGGTTTCCTGGGAAAACATCGGGAACAGGAAAAGGAATTTATGCTTTCCAATGTTTATATGACCCTGGCATCCCTTTATGAAAAGTGGGGGAAGCATGATAATGCCTGCGTGTATCACCGGTTGTATGAGGGAGCACAGGATAGTTTGTTTAAATTGGAGAATGCAGAAAAGGTGGCTGACCTTGAGGCATGGTATTGGACCACGCAAAAGAAAAATGAGTTGGCCCTCGCCAAAACAAACGAAACGCTCAGGGCAAAGGAAGCCAGGCAGGCGATCCTGAAAAGCCAGCTTTATTCGAGCCAGCGAAACGGCCTTTTGGTATTGATTGCCCTGATTGTATTAACCGGCTTCATGGTCTACAAGCTTATCCTTGAGCGTCGGAGGAACAGACTGAAGAAAAGAATGGCCGACCTGGAACTGATGGCCATCAGGGCACAGATGGATCCTCATTTTATGTTTAATGCATTGTCTGCTATTCAGCTACAGATCAATCGCAATGATATCCGACGTTCCAATGAAGCGCTTGCCAGCTTCGGTAAACTGATGCGACGGATTCTGGAAAATTCCGGAAAGCAAAGCATTTCGCTTCAGGATGAGATTCACACCCTGGAATTGTATATCCAGCTGGAAGCACTCCGCATGCCCTTTGAATATGAGATCAGGATGGATGAAGATGTGGACCCGGAAGAGGTGGAGATCCCTCCGATGATGGTGCAACCTTTTGTAGAGAATGCTATCAAGCACGGGATTGCGGGCCTGGAGTCCGACCGGAAAGTGCACATTGCTTTCGATCTGATCGGTAACAACCTTCATTGTACTGTAAAAGATAATGGCATTGGCAGAGCGGTGTCAGCGGCCCAGAAAAGCAGGCATTCACAACATAACTCAATGGGCATCCGGTTGTCAACAGAACGTCTGGAGCTTTTGAGTCAACGCATGCAGGGAAAGGCTGCTGTGAATATCAAAGATCTGCTAAACCGGGATGGGACCTCTGCCGGTACCCTCGTAGAAATTATTTTCCCCTTGTCTGTTCACCATCAATCAAAGGAAATCAATGAACTTGCCATCTCTTAG
- a CDS encoding lipocalin family protein: MTSLRLSLLFSIVLIIGIPSAWGQGDKDATKQLVGTWMLTRHTTVMDGQLTEHLTGAQDYFFEFFKDGTYVAHYNDKDEGDTKNEGKWRVIDNGKAISFYDNNPESPGEFPDYEVNILGLTDEELIMEEYLFVDDPIGKSYYQKK, encoded by the coding sequence ATGACATCGCTCCGTTTGAGTTTACTTTTCAGTATCGTTCTGATCATTGGTATTCCAAGTGCATGGGGGCAAGGAGACAAGGACGCGACAAAACAGCTTGTTGGCACATGGATGCTCACCAGGCATACTACGGTGATGGACGGACAACTCACGGAACATCTGACCGGAGCACAGGACTATTTTTTCGAGTTCTTCAAGGATGGTACCTATGTGGCGCATTATAACGACAAGGATGAGGGAGATACGAAAAATGAAGGAAAGTGGCGTGTGATTGACAATGGGAAGGCCATCTCATTTTACGATAACAATCCCGAATCTCCCGGGGAGTTTCCGGATTACGAAGTGAACATATTGGGATTGACTGATGAAGAACTGATCATGGAAGAATACCTGTTCGTTGACGACCCGATTGGCAAAAGTTACTACCAAAAGAAATAG